One Coffea arabica cultivar ET-39 chromosome 5e, Coffea Arabica ET-39 HiFi, whole genome shotgun sequence DNA segment encodes these proteins:
- the LOC113743844 gene encoding anthocyanidin 3-O-glucosyltransferase 2-like produces the protein MKKPELVFIPSAGMGHLASTVELAKLLIDHNEHLSITVLIMKFPFETKVISNTDSQAEASDSRIRFVELKKDESASQTASPSLFLYQFIEDHKNRVRDVLAEISSSASFDLAGIVIDMFCTSMIDVANEFGVPSYVFYTSGAAMLGLVFHLQSLRDDFKEDVTDFENSKVELAVPTYINLVPVKVLPSGLFDKEGGNMFLNQAKRYRETKGIIVNTFLELESHAIQALSNDKTIPPVYAVGPVLNLKGSNGQNQETEIIMKWLDLQPDCSVVFLCFGSEGCFDGDQVKEIAHALERSGYPFLWSLRRPPPKGKFESPGEYENPEEVLPDGFLQRTAEVGIVIGWAPQAAVLSHPAVGGFVSHCGWNSTLESVWYGVPMATWPLHAEQQVNAFQMLKDLGMAVEIKMDFKKKFLEPSTAIVAADVIEKAIKHLMDPENEIRKKVKEMKERSRLTLNEGGASSASLGSFLDDVIHYIQ, from the coding sequence ATGAAGAAACCAGAGCTGGTTTTCATTCCTTCAGCAGGGATGGGCCACTTAGCATCAACTGTTGAGCTTGCAAAGCTTCTTATTGATCATAATGAACACTTATCGATCACAGTTCTGATCATGAAGTTTCCCTTTGAAACAAAGGTGATTAGCAACACAGATTCGCAGGCAGAAGCTTCAGATTCTCGCATAAGGTTTGTTGAGCTCAAAAAAGATGAGTCTGCTTCACAAACGGCATCTCCTAGTTTGTTTTTGTATCAGTTTATTGAAGATCATAAAAACAGGGTGAGGGATGTCCTTGCTGAAATATCTAGTTCGGCCTCCTTTGATCTCGCTGGAATCGTCATAGACATGTTCTGCACCTCCATGATTGATGTAGCCAACGAATTTGGGGTTCCCTCCTATGTATTTTATACTTCTGGTGCTGCAATGCTTGGTCTTGTATTCCATTTGCAAAGTCTGAGAGATGATTTTAAAGAAGATGTCACTGATTTCGAGAATTCCAAAGTTGAATTAGCTGTCCCGACTTACATCAATCTTGTTCCAGTTAAAGTTTTGCCATCTGGACTGTTCGACAAGGAAGGAGGCAACATGTTCCTTAATCAGGCTAAAAGATACAGGGAGACCAAAGGAATCATAGTTAACACTTTCCTTGAGTTAGAATCCCATGCAATACAGGCTTTATCCAATGATAAAACCATCCCACCAGTGTATGCAGTAGGACCTGTATTGAATCTTAAGGGAAGCAATggccaaaatcaagaaactgaGATAATTATGAAATGGCTTGATCTTCAGCCTGACTGTTCTGTTGTTTTCCTTTGCTTTGGCAGTGAAGGTTGTTTTGATGGTGACCAAGTGAAGGAAATTGCCCATGCACTCGAGCGCAGTGGATATCCATTCCTGTGGTCATTGAGAAGGCCCCCACCTAAAGGAAAGTTTGAGTCTCCAGGTGAGTACGAGAACCCGGAAGAAGTCTTGCCAGATGGGTTCTTGCAGAGAACTGCAGAGGTCGGAATAGTTATTGGATGGGCACCACAGGCTGCAGTTTTGTCCCATCCTGCTGTGGGAGGTTTTGTCTCGCATTGTGGTTGGAACTCAACACTGGAAAGCGTTTGGTATGGCGTTCCAATGGCAACATGGCCACTTCATGCTGAGCAGCAGGTGAATGCCTTCCAGATGCTGAAAGACTTAGGGATGGCTGTGGAGATCAAAAtggatttcaaaaaaaaatttctcgaGCCAAGCACTGCGATTGTGGCTGCAGATGtgattgaaaaggcaattaaACATCTGATGGATCCTGAGAACGAAATCAGAAAGAAGGtaaaggaaatgaaagagaGGAGCAGGTTGACACTCAATGAAGGTGGAGCATCCTCTGCTTCGTTGGGAAGTTTCCTAGATGATGTGATACATTATATTCAATGA